Genomic window (Ardenticatena maritima):
TTTTGGGGTCGGGTTCGATTTTGCGCCGCAAGTTTTTGATATGCGAGTCAAGCGTGCGGTCAAGCCCTTCGTAGGAATACCCCAGCGCCTGCTCAATCAATTCAGCACGGGTGAAGGCGTACCCCGGTTGCATCATCATCGTTTGCAGAATTTTGAACTCGGTGGGCGTCAAATCAAGCGGTTGTCCATCCAACGTGGCTTCATGCCGCGCGACATCCAGCCGCAAGGGACCCACTGTGAGAATATCGTAGCGCCCGCCGCTGTTGTTCAACAAGCGCATGCGCCGCAATTGCGCCCGCACCCGCGCCACCACTTCGCGCGGGTTGAAGGGTTTGGTGACATAATCGTCGGCGCCCAATTCCAAGCCCAGCACCTTATCGGTATCGTCCACGCGCGCCGTCAGCATAATAATCGGCATGGCGGCTAGCGCCGGCTCGCGCCGAATGCGCTGCGTGAGTTCCCACCCATCTATTTCGGGCATCATCAAATCCAGCACCAACAAGTCGGGGCGCTCAACCTGCAAAATACGCCAGGCGTCGCGCCCATCATACGCCGTCAACACCTGATAGCCTGCTTGCTCCAGGTAGGCACGTACCAGGCGCACGATTTCCTTGTCGTCATCCACCACTAAAATACGCTCAGGCGACATAACGCTTCCCCCTTTGCTCCCAAATTTGCCTACCTTCACCTTATCGCCCAATTGTGGAGAATCTGTGCAGACAGGCGGGAAAACTCATGAAGGCACGCCTATTTGCTGTGCGATTCCAGAAACTCGTCCAGGTCATACGGGACCCATGAACGAACTTCTTCCGACAATCGCACCGCGTCCAAAAAGAGTTGGTGCGCCAATCCATCGTAAAAATTGGGCGACGGCGACGCTTCTTTGTCAATGCCCCATGCGAAATCGTCCAGCAGGCGCATGAACGGCGCAAGCAGCCAATGCTCGTCGGGTTGGCGTTCCAGCGTTGGCACGGGGTGCTCGCTGAACGGTTCGCCTTGGCGCGCCACACGCACGCGCGTATCACCTTCCAGCACAATCGTGCCCTCAGACCCCACCGCCATGACCAGACTTTCGCGGCGCGGCACCGCCACCGCCATCAAATCGAAGACGGCTTGCCCCCCATCGTCGTATTCGACCACGGCGAGCGCCGCATCATCCGACGTCACGGGGCGCATCTCGCCATCTTCTGTGGGGCGTTCGGGGATGAATGTGCTCAGCCGCCCCCAGACGCGCACGGGCAAGCGCCCAAACCAGTGGTGCAAGGCGTCGAAATAGTGCGACCCAATCGCGCCGAGCATACCGCCCCCGCGCGCCGCATCCGACCACCACGACCAGGGGCGTGTCGGGTCGGCAAAAACATCCATATGCGCCTGGATGAGCAAGCGCCGCAGTGAGCCGAGCACACCTTGTGCGACCAGGTCGCCAAACACCTGGCGCGCCGGCAAATAGCGGAATTCGTGGCA
Coding sequences:
- a CDS encoding response regulator transcription factor, whose protein sequence is MSPERILVVDDDKEIVRLVRAYLEQAGYQVLTAYDGRDAWRILQVERPDLLVLDLMMPEIDGWELTQRIRREPALAAMPIIMLTARVDDTDKVLGLELGADDYVTKPFNPREVVARVRAQLRRMRLLNNSGGRYDILTVGPLRLDVARHEATLDGQPLDLTPTEFKILQTMMMQPGYAFTRAELIEQALGYSYEGLDRTLDSHIKNLRRKIEPDPKNPTFIQTVYGVGYRLNDEIDAPRSESLP
- a CDS encoding Gfo/Idh/MocA family protein; this encodes MATVYRIGVIGTGFAEKVTIPALQRHARFEVVALAARNPEKTRAVAERFGIPHWYTDWQALLARDDLDAVAIVTPPYLHHEMTMAALEADLHVLCEKPMALNAEQAFEMWRTAQQRHRTAMICHEFRYLPARQVFGDLVAQGVLGSLRRLLIQAHMDVFADPTRPWSWWSDAARGGGMLGAIGSHYFDALHHWFGRLPVRVWGRLSTFIPERPTEDGEMRPVTSDDAALAVVEYDDGGQAVFDLMAVAVPRRESLVMAVGSEGTIVLEGDTRVRVARQGEPFSEHPVPTLERQPDEHWLLAPFMRLLDDFAWGIDKEASPSPNFYDGLAHQLFLDAVRLSEEVRSWVPYDLDEFLESHSK